One window of Grus americana isolate bGruAme1 chromosome 18, bGruAme1.mat, whole genome shotgun sequence genomic DNA carries:
- the CBX2 gene encoding chromobox protein homolog 2 encodes MEELSSVGEQVFAAECILSKRLRKGKLEYLVKWRGWSSKHNSWEPEENILDPRLLLAFQKKEHEKEVQNRKRGKRPRGRPRKHVEPEMPAKTKSSSSSSSTSSSSSSSDEEDESDLEAKRGPRSRETHPVPQKKAQILVAKPEMKDTSRKKRGRKPLPPEQKAARRTVNLTKVLKTSRKEVGSSAKLMGKLQPQHSAQVSGMAMLKDPPGALAGLSSGGSSAENLPNMMKSGSASPNRAISWQSSIVHYMNRMSQSQNSAETSPLGRLALKSQASSKSGLGLDLKMRNQKGSGELGLSMQGPKTAKAPSSGAGGDQKSGFAAGGQMLHNGSKTPASSSGAGSQPTSSQELNLQALNLQSVKNGPSAAVGSSLPRHLCSALSKGSGGGVAASTGAASTKGGTAGAGSNAASPGVLSGGDGGKSEKQAHRAGDRDLAKSGTAGTQEGHAATENRKPSALSEMSTGEETSSDSDRDSASFPGVGQNMSVSIQTSQDWKPTRSLIEHVFVTDVTANLITVTVKESPTSVGFFNLRQY; translated from the exons CAACAGCTGGGAGCCCGAGGAGAACATCCTTGATCCAAGACTCCTCCTCGCTTTCCAAAAGAA GGAACACGAAAAAGAAGTGCAGAATCGGAAGAGGGGGAAGCGGCCCAGGGGCAGGCCCAGGAAACACGTG GAACCAGAGATGCCCGCAAAAACTAAGTCAAGtagctcctcttcctccacatcctcctcttcctcctcctctgatgAAGAAGATGAAAGTGACCTCGAAGCAAAGAGAGGTCCCCGCAGCAGAGAGACTCACCCCGTGCCGCAGAAGAAAGCTCAGATCCTGGTGGCGAAGCCTGAAATGAAAGACACTTCTAGGAAGAAGCGTGGGCGGAAACCTCTTCCCCCAGAGCAGAAAGCGGCTCGGAGGACCGTGAACCTGACAAAGGTGCTGAAAACATCCCGGAAGGAGGTGGGCAGCAGCGCCAAGCTGATGGggaagctgcagccccagcacagcgcGCAGGTCTCGGGCATGGCCATGCTGAAGGACCCGCCGGGTGCCTTGGCCGGGCTCAGCTCGGGGGGTTCATCTGCAGAAAACCTGCCCAACATGATGAAGAGCGGCTCCGCGAGCCCAAACCGGGCCATCAGCTGGCAGAGCTCCATCGTGCACTACATGAACAGGATGTCCCAAAGCCAGAACTCGGCAGAGACCTCGCCCCTGGGCAGGCTGGCACTGAAGTCCCAGGCATCCAGTAAGAGCGGCTTAGGGCTGGACTTAAAAATGAGGAACCAGAAAGGAtctggggagctggggctgagcatgCAGGGACCCAAGACTGCTAAGGCTCCTAGCAGCGGCGCTGGAGGGGACCAGAAATCGGGGTTTGCTGCGGGAGGCCAAATGCTGCACAATGGCAGCAAGACGCCTGCGAGCTCATCCGGGGCCGGCAGCCAGCCGACCTCCAGTCAGGAGCTGAACCTCCAAGCTCTAAACCTGCAGAGCGTCAAAAACGGGCCGAGCGCGGCCGTCGGGAGCAGCCTCCCTCGCCACCTTTGCAGCGCCCTGTCCAAAGGCTCCGGCGGTGGCGTGGCGGCAAGCACGGGTGCTGCCAGCACAAAGGGCGGCACAGCGGGTGCCGGGTCGaatgctgccagccctggcGTGCTCTCGGGGGGGGACGGTGGCAAGAGCGAGAAGCAGGCGCACCGGGCGGGCGACAGGGACTTGGCCAAAAGCGGCACAGCCGGCACGCAGGAGGGGCACGCGGCCACGGAGAACCGCAAGCCGTCTGCCCTTTCTGAGATGAGCACAGGCGAAGAGACCAGCTCGGATTCGGACCGGGATTCGGCTTCCTTCCCGGGCGTGGGTCAGAATATGTCTGTCTCCATCCAGACCAGCCAGGACTGGAAACCCACCCGCAGCCTGATCGAGCACGTCTTTGTCACCGACGTCACCGCTAACCTGATCACAGTGACGGTCAAGGAGTCCCCCACCAGCGTCGGGTTTTTCAACCTACGGCAATATTGA